In Bactrocera neohumeralis isolate Rockhampton chromosome 5, APGP_CSIRO_Bneo_wtdbg2-racon-allhic-juicebox.fasta_v2, whole genome shotgun sequence, the genomic window TTTCTACTTACCTTTTCCTCCATTCGATTGACGTCCCTAGATAGCCCCACGCCGGAAACAGCCAACGCCAGTGTACTGGTCGCAATGCAAATTAAACTCAAAGCCAGAAACGCTGTTTGTGTCTTCCGTATGCTAACTACACCCAGCGAACCAGTAATGGCGGCCACCAGGCCAGTCCAAATACCACAACCGGCCGTGGAGAGCGCCGCTTCGCGCACAATCAACAATGAACCGAGCGCCACCAACGTAATGGCCAACATTAGCTGCAATGTGCCCAAAACAATTTGCCATGGGAAGGCCGAGCAGCAGTCGGCGCTGGATTTGGCACGTCTTTGAAATTTCGCCGCTTTCGCCGAATTCGATGAGCTGCCGTCGCCATCTTTGATTTTAATCAATTCCGGTGGAAAGCGCTGCTTCTTGCTAATACGCGAATCGAGTGTGTTGGCACGCGAAGCAATAGCGGCCTGCAATTGTTGTTGGAATTCCTCGTGTGTCATCAATTTCAGCTTCTTTGCGTCATCGCCATCGACGCTTTTGCCATTGCCAACGTTGTTGGCTGCCACAGAGGCGACCAATGTGGCTGCCGTCAACTTCAGCGGTGGCTTCTGATCGTACACAGGACTTGAGTAAATATGACTTTGCGTGTCTGCTTGtaattgctgttgcttttgtgggCTCAGCTCTTGCTGTTGGTGGTCGTCGGTGTCACTGCAACCGCTGCTGTTGCGTTGCAATATGGATTTCTGTGAGTTGGTGAGACTGTCATGCTGTGCATTTGTCGTGTTCAAGCTCTGCTCAATGGCGGCGTGCATGAGCTCCTCGCGATTGACGCTGCGATCCACGATCGTGTCCATGCTGTCGACAGTGGAATCGTGCGAATCAATTGTGCGTGCCGGTGATTCGGATTGGCGTACCATGTCGTCGCTGTTGTTACTGTCCATGTTCATGCTCATGCTTGTGTTGTTGTGGGCGTTATTGAAATTGCTGCTAACGGCATTAATGTCGTCCATTTTgctgtgcatatgtgtgtttgtttttgttggctctCGCTCGTTTAGCCAAATTTATTTACACATCTAAACTGTTTCCGGTGCAATTCCAAATTCCAGTGCGTGGTGCGAACGTATGTGGTTGATAACTATCGTTAAATACGCCACGTGACTGtaagaaatttaaaagcaatattggctattataaaatttcataaatttattttttgatattttagtcTTTAATTGGATTGAAATTCGTTGGAATTCAttaatacacaaatatataaaacagctgattgaaaaatttcgttttttgctcATTTTAACGACAGTGGAAGTGTGTCTcatgttattttttcattactttataCTTTCTtgtttaatagaaaatattcgcacggttgatttgcTCTACAAAATGTGTGGAAAGTGAGATGTGGGTAGTGGTGGCATCTGCATTTGTTGGTAATAAGTGTGCGTCCAAAAATGGATCCTTTATGGCAagtaagttatattttttttatttattgggtagtcgaaaaagcctTTTAGTGTCTTGtgaatagatgtcgttgcagtcgtatatctccagtgctaccaatcactttgtgtcataccatatagtgttcgaaaggtgagattttaagcttcatttaaccaaaaaaaaattaaattcgggaaagttgaaaaaagttacaactgttcaaaaatgagtgaaactaatgaagaaattcactttttttgaaatttttgtataaaaaagggaaaaatgccGCGCAAGTCATCAtggaaatttgtgaagtttacggagacgatgctgcatCAGTTCGtttagcacaacaatggttcgcgcGCTTCCGTTCCGGAAATTTCGCTTTacattgatggaataatgtctctagcggaaaaatgtcaaaaagtggttgaccaaaattttacatatttgttgatttaatcattagtataaatataaaaaataagttgaagtttaattagaaatacgaaaagactttttcgactacctaatatttatttaaaataaatttttatgcaattttaagaggttatatacagttaaaattttcaaaaaatcaatttttttatttttttcttaatgtaaatatttttaagaatacacatagaaaatttcatattttcgaagttacacgcaaaattgaaaaggcgtttcagagtgcttggaagtgcaatccaaattttaaacgcgtttttctcaaaatgtagTTTTCGAAATCGGTGATCAagattactcgaaaacggctaaaccaATTAGTCTTACATTTCAACACgagtttcttaaatatattttttagtaattatccgcagattttttctcaccgatacattttttataaacaatttaagtctGAAATTTTGGTCCAAATGGATTTTTTTGGAGGAACCGgcattttgtcaaaatttttatcttGCTTATTCCTCCAATTAATTACTAGACTCAACAttattttaacgaaatctgttgttttttaaatgggttgaggctgattgacttcgccggggcccgaaatatgtttatctgtagtactagaacCTGGCTGTctatcgaaaaactaccaaccagatcgatcatgttgtgatatgTTGCGCTTTTATCGACTTATCTTGTTGTCGAAAATTCGCCTTTtagcctctgtgcagcaaaaaacgcacgccaacaaacacaaggaaggttcgacgtcgagaagctgcaatcacaacagacagccgaacgattttctacttcagtcctgctctctgagagcactagtcaacaactcggtataagggaactgtgggacggcatttcaaattccttatgtacagctgcaaccgaaaccattggttttcggaaagagcaaaagaacagctggtacgacggagagtgccgtgtcgcagcggagagaaaacaggctgcctacctcgccacgttacgatcgaccactacacgtgcgggatgggatagataccgagagttgaagagggaagcgagacgcatttgcagacagaagaagaaaaggccgaaatgcgtgagtacgaagagcttgataagctggccgacaggggtaatgctcgaaaattctacgaaaaaaatgcggcggcttacagaattttttcaagaccggagcataaaaaaggtgatctagtcactgatgcccagagcatagttaaattatggagggaacacttctccagcctgctgaagggcagtgaacgcacaacaccaggagaaggagaactcgattccccaatcgatgacgatggagcagacattccattacccgaccatgaagaagttcgaatagcaattgcccgcctcaagaacaacaaagcggcaggggccgacggactaccggccgagctattcaaacacggcggcgaaaaatTGATAAGGaactgtaaaatatggtcggacgaaagcatgcccaacgattggaatttaagtgtactatgcccaatccataaaaaaggagaccccacaatctgcgccaactaccgtgggattagcctcctcaacatcgcatataaggttctatcgagcgtattgtgtgaaagattaaagcccaccgtcaacaaactgattggaccttatcagtgtggcttcagacctggaaaatcaacaaccgaccagatattcaccatgcgccaaatctttgaaaagacaCGTGAAAGGAGaaccgacacacaccacctcttcgtcgatttcaaagctgctttcgacagcacgaaaaggagctgcctttatgccgcgatgtctgaatttggtatccccgcaaaactaatacggctgtgtaaactgacgttgaacaacacgaaaagctccgtcaggatcgggaaggacctctccgagccgttcgataccaaacgaggtttcagacaaggcgactccctatcgtgcgacttcttcaacctgctcctggagaaaatagttcgagctaaacagaaggtaccatcttctataagagtgtacagctgctggcgtatgccgacgatattgatatcatcggcctcaacacccgcgccgtcagttctgctttctctatgctggacaaggaagcacagaaaatgggtctggtagtgaacgagggcaaaacgaaatatctcctgtcatcaaacaaacagtcgtcgcactcgcgacttatctctcacgtcactgttgacagtcataactttgaagttgtagataatttcgtctatttaggaaccagcattaacaccactaataatgtcagcctggaaatccaacgcaggattgcccttgccaacaggtgctacttcggactgagtaggcaattgaaaagtaaagtcctctctcgacgaacaaaagctaaactctatatgtcgctcataattccagtcctgctatatggtgcagaggcttgggcgatgacagcaaccgatgagtcgacgttacgagttttcgagagaaaaattctgcggaagatttatggtcctttgcgcattggccacggcgaataccgcatccgatggaacgatgagctgtacgagatatataatacagcgaattaaaagacagaacgctggctaggtcatgttgtccggatggatgaaaacactccagctctgaaagtattcgacgcagtacccgccgagggaagcagaggaagaggaagatctccactccgttggaaggaccaagtggaggaggacctggcttcgcttggaatatccaattggcgccacgcagagaaaagaagaaacgactggcgcgctgttgttaactcggctataatcgcgtaagcggtgtctacgccaattaagagaagaagtttttttttttaatttcagaggatccagttcagagatatagtggtcttTTTCGAAAGAAGCTCTTGGAGATCAGccgtagttcctttccaaataaatatttttactaatactaagtcttaaaatacagctAAAAGATACCGTAAAATGTGTACACATTTTTGGATCAATTCAATTCTGAGTTTTCAGGCGATTTTAGAGCAAAAATTAATAGTGGACAATGGAGCTCAAGGCACCTGCTTTGCTGAAATAAttgttttgaggttatgtttacAGTCATATCTTCAACAACTCCTTATATTTACACTTTTAGTTGCACATATTATTCgagttaagtaaaaaaatatttaaaaacaacttCTAGCCGCTTGCGCAATGAACtattttaaaacgttttttaaaaaaactaaaatttcttgatttttgaatttcaataagCGTGCAAAATTTCCAAACCATGAACTTATTGCGAAACAAATTCTTGCGatcatttatcaaaaataattgaaataatgacAATTCCGCGCGGAACTCGTTTCGATCAATAAGCATAGCGTCGGTGCAAAATGCCAAGCTTATTGGTcatttccaattaaaaatagaaaaacaaacaactatGGCAAATCACTCACATTATCATATTAGCGCTCAAGGCGAGCAAAGAGGGCAAACCGAAGCGTTCGAATCCAATTTCCATTCAAAGAGACACAATGGCGCAACTAATgcgaaaacacacacaaacacatatacgaAGTGGCACTGGAATTGGAGCAGTCGGTGGCAGAGCCAATTAGCCTGCGGCTAAGCTAATAGAGTATGGCAAATGGCAAGGCAAGGgtgaaacaataacaacaatagtgGAAGT contains:
- the LOC126758150 gene encoding uncharacterized protein LOC126758150; translation: MHSKMDDINAVSSNFNNAHNNTSMSMNMDSNNSDDMVRQSESPARTIDSHDSTVDSMDTIVDRSVNREELMHAAIEQSLNTTNAQHDSLTNSQKSILQRNSSGCSDTDDHQQQELSPQKQQQLQADTQSHIYSSPVYDQKPPLKLTAATLVASVAANNVGNGKSVDGDDAKKLKLMTHEEFQQQLQAAIASRANTLDSRISKKQRFPPELIKIKDGDGSSSNSAKAAKFQRRAKSSADCCSAFPWQIVLGTLQLMLAITLVALGSLLIVREAALSTAGCGIWTGLVAAITGSLGVVSIRKTQTAFLALSLICIATSTLALAVSGVGLSRDVNRMEEKFDLLNANSEISAASGLILALFLHFVVSIVSVYRCALQICSRNESTDLRDVIINSKTGGVALDQEKVDQYIKAMSLTGSEKENAEKLAAMWMYAAQMGSSRNLAQTGGNRPIMLIPAGSTTMLATPPPVPPMPGAMVVPGIPYRPPMAYTLPYMRPGSVVYAPTGSAPSGTYRTQKSSKSAGPPNRRRRPGPPPLRAGKMDANRRQRRKSEADVIDNEAFQYTGLDRDIADNFLARQEQSNSQPGSHVDYSSSSTT